A section of the Neorhizobium galegae bv. orientalis str. HAMBI 540 genome encodes:
- a CDS encoding glycosyltransferase, which yields MDMDIQMHRGGYSGLGADVCVVVIGRNEGQRLIDCLNSLKNHRERTIYVDSASSDGSVEAAAKLCAEVLPLDMAIPFTAARARNAGFDAVMQRWPDTAFVQFLDGDCELDSRWIATATTFLVMRKDVALVFGDRRERHPDRTIFNAMCDREWEGLPGEVPACGGDILIRASALKDLGGYSNELIAGEEPELCVRLRERGWKIWRLPCEMTRHDADISRLSQWWRRSVRCGHAYAQVSHLHRKSPSRIWARNFQRAVFWGGLVPLAAIVGTVLDPVGLALLLAYPLQILRLAFRTASKPGDRWIFATFDVLGKFAEMQGIAQFYVNRLINRQQRIIEYK from the coding sequence ATGGACATGGATATCCAAATGCACCGCGGCGGCTATTCCGGGCTCGGAGCTGATGTCTGCGTCGTTGTGATCGGACGTAACGAGGGGCAGCGTCTCATCGACTGCCTCAATTCGCTGAAGAACCATCGCGAGCGTACGATCTACGTGGATTCAGCCTCGTCGGACGGCAGCGTCGAGGCGGCCGCTAAACTCTGCGCAGAGGTCTTGCCGCTCGACATGGCAATTCCATTCACGGCGGCGCGTGCGCGCAATGCAGGTTTTGATGCTGTCATGCAACGCTGGCCCGACACGGCCTTTGTGCAGTTCCTGGATGGGGACTGCGAACTTGACTCCAGGTGGATCGCCACGGCCACAACCTTCCTGGTCATGCGCAAGGATGTCGCGCTGGTCTTCGGAGATCGGCGCGAACGGCATCCCGACCGTACGATCTTCAACGCCATGTGCGACCGCGAATGGGAGGGCCTGCCCGGTGAAGTCCCGGCATGCGGCGGCGATATCCTCATCAGAGCCTCTGCCCTCAAGGATCTTGGCGGTTACTCCAACGAGCTGATCGCGGGAGAGGAACCGGAACTTTGCGTGCGTCTGCGCGAAAGAGGCTGGAAGATCTGGCGCCTTCCCTGCGAAATGACGCGTCACGATGCGGACATAAGCCGCCTGAGCCAATGGTGGCGGAGAAGCGTGCGTTGCGGGCATGCCTATGCGCAAGTGTCCCATCTCCATCGGAAATCTCCGTCCAGGATATGGGCCAGGAATTTCCAACGCGCGGTTTTCTGGGGCGGTTTGGTACCACTGGCGGCGATCGTCGGCACGGTTCTCGATCCTGTAGGCCTCGCGCTACTGCTGGCCTATCCGCTTCAGATCCTGCGCCTGGCGTTCAGAACCGCATCCAAACCAGGTGATAGATGGATCTTCGCCACGTTCGATGTCCTCGGCAAATTCGCGGAAATGCAGGGCATCGCTCAGTTTTATGTGAACCGGCTGATCAATCGCCAACAGCGGATCATCGAATATAAATAG